The nucleotide sequence CAAAACAGGCTATTTCCCGAAAGGGGGCGGGGAAATCGAGCTGGAGGCCCGCCCTTCCAGGCTTTCAGGGAATTCGGCGTGGCTCAGGGAAAACGAGACATCGGTCCTCATAAGGCTTTCAGGCCTCCCGCTTTCCATAGGGGTGCGCGAGAAAAAGGTTTTCGTGCAGAACGAGATAGGGCGCGTGCGAATAGTAAAAGAGGAAGGCGAGCCGGCCAACGCAATCCTCGCATGGAGCGGTTTCCTGGGCGCGTACGCGCTCGGGGAAAAAGGCAGGCGGGCTGAGCAGGTGGCCCAGGAATGCCTGGATTTCCTGCTCTCCGAGAAGCGCGCAGGCAGCGAAGTTGACCGCCATCTCGCGGACCAGCTGCTCATCTACGCCGCGCTTGCAGAGGGGGGCTCAGGGTTTAAAACATCCGCGGGCACAACCCATACCGAAACGAATGCGTACGTAATCTCAAGGTTCCTCGGCAGGAGGATAAGCCTCGAGGGCGGGAACATAGGTGTGGAATGAATGGCGGTAATGCTTGACAAGAAAGGGCTCATCGCGTCCGTGCTCATGGGCATACTGACCTTCTTTTTCGGGGGGAGCAGCTACCTCGCGCTCCTCCTCGCATTCCTCTTCATATCTGTAATAGTCACGCGCTACGAGGGGTATGACAAAAAGGAGATGGGAATATACGAATACGAGCGGAGCTGGGAGAACGTGCTGAGCAACGGCCTGCTCCCCACCATTCTCGCATTCCTCGGCGCGTTCCTGGGCCCGATGCCG is from Candidatus Micrarchaeia archaeon and encodes:
- a CDS encoding DUF92 domain-containing protein; the encoded protein is MAVMLDKKGLIASVLMGILTFFFGGSSYLALLLAFLFISVIVTRYEGYDKKEMGIYEYERSWENVLSNGLLPTILAFLGAFLGPMP
- the rtcA gene encoding RNA 3'-terminal phosphate cyclase produces the protein MIEIDGAYGEGGGQIIRTALSLASITKKSVLVRNIRANRPNPGLAAQHLTAARAVRSICRGTLSHCEIGSTEFTFEPGEIVGGKYEFNIGTAGSTVLVAQTLLPILLSASKPSAVRIIGGTHVMKSPSYDYFEKVFMPAIALFGAEAKCRLIKTGYFPKGGGEIELEARPSRLSGNSAWLRENETSVLIRLSGLPLSIGVREKKVFVQNEIGRVRIVKEEGEPANAILAWSGFLGAYALGEKGRRAEQVAQECLDFLLSEKRAGSEVDRHLADQLLIYAALAEGGSGFKTSAGTTHTETNAYVISRFLGRRISLEGGNIGVE